A genomic region of Papaver somniferum cultivar HN1 chromosome 7, ASM357369v1, whole genome shotgun sequence contains the following coding sequences:
- the LOC113296109 gene encoding zinc finger homeobox protein 4-like — MANKAHMSEHKSSKAGKGYNNNRNSKHGPNKKVHCGQRKDNKNNANLVEKNKDEFSAVVSEFFLYFSLEKNQWISPLPPPVPPPSSSPSPSPPQPTPPTPEPESSPSPSSFSGGVGGIVTGGDLDRKSATIVHERQWCGNGVDGASGVEPDLQVRRQVGRVDAEFVRQEDFGVIEGINR, encoded by the exons ATGGCGAACAAAGCTCATATGTCTGAACACAAGtcatccaaagctggaaaaggttaCAATAACAATCGCAACTCAAAGCATGGACCtaacaagaaag ttcactgtggACAACGTAAGGACAACAAgaataatgctaacttggttgagaaGAACAAAGACgagttttctgctgtagtgtctgaa ttttttctttatttctcactcgagaaaaatcaATGGATCTCTCCACTACCTCCACCAGtgccaccaccatcttcatctccaTCTCCGTCGCCACCACAACCTACGCCACCAACACCAGAACCAGAATCGTCTCCATCACCATCATCTT tttctggtggtgttggtggtattGTAACTGGTGGTGATTTAGATAGAAAGAG TGCAACAATAGTTCATGAACGGCAGTGGTGTGGTAATGGTGTGGATGGTGCTTCTGGTGTTGAACCTGACTTGCAAGTAAGAAGACAAGTTGGTAGAGTTGATGCTGAGTTTGTGAGACAAGAAGATTTTGGTGTCATTGAAGGGATTAATAGATAA
- the LOC113299834 gene encoding histone H2B.7-like, producing MAPKAEKKPAEKKPAEEKKAEKAPAEKKPRAEKKLPTKDASTADKKKKKSKKSVETYKIYIFKVLKQVHPDIGISSKAMGIMNSFINDIFEKLAAESSRLARYNKKPTITSREIQTAVRLVLPGELAKHAVSEGTKAVTKFTSS from the coding sequence ATGGCACCCAAAGCAGAGAAGAAGCCAGCAGAAAAGAAACCCGCAGAAGAGAAGAAAGCAGAGAAAGCACCAGCAGAGAAGAAACCCAGAGCCGAGAAGAAATTACCAACCAAAGATGCTTCAACAgcagacaagaagaagaaaaaatcaaagaaatcggTTGAGACTTACAAGATCTACATCTTCAAAGTACTGAAACAAGTTCATCCTGATATTGGTATCTCAAGTAAAGCTATGGGTATCATGAACAGTTTCATTAATGATATCTTTGAGAAACTCGCTGCAGAATCGTCCAGATTAGCAAGGTACAACAAGAAGCCAACCATTACTTCTCGAGAGATTCAAACCGCTGTTCGTCTTGTTCTTCCTGGTGAATTGGCCAAGCATGCTGTTTCTGAGGGTACTAAAGCTGTTACCAAATTTACTAGTTCTTAA